The sequence GTGGTGCACCTGATGGACGAGCATGCCGACGCAGCCATCCGCATCGGCGAGCTGCCCGACAGCACGATGATGGCAACGGGCGTGGGCACGGTGCGGCGCGTCGTCTGCGCCAGCCCGGCGTACCTCGCGCTGCACGGCGTGCCGGCCAGCCCGAAGGACCTTGCGGCGCACGCGTGCGTCACCTTCGAAGTGCTGGCCTCCATGCGCGCATGGATGTTCGGAACCGGCAAGTCGCAGCTGTCCGTGCCCGTCCGGTCGCGGCTGACGGTCAACACCGCCGAAGCCGCGATCGCCGCGGCCACGCTGGGCGTCGGGCTGGTCCGCGTGTTGTCCTACCAGGTCGCGGATGCGATCCGTGCGCAGGCGCTGCGCGTCGTGCTCGAGGCGTTCGAGTCGACGCCGCTGCCCGTCAGCCTCGTGCACGCGGGCCAGACGCCGTTGCCGCTGAAGCTGCGTGCCTTCCTCGACTTCGCGACGCCGCGCCTGCGAGAACGCATCGCGCGCATCATGTGACTCACGCGGGAGCGTGCAGCCATGCACCCGGGTTCGCCATCGAAAGGACACGCACGATGACAAGGTTCGTTCTGGTGCCGGGCGGCTGGCACGGCGGCTGGGCATTCGACGCGGTCGGCCATGCGCTGCAGGGCGAAGGCCACGAAGTGCGGGCGCTCACGCTCGCGGGGCTGGGCGACGAGCCCGCGAGCGGCGTCAACCTCGCGCGTCACGTCGACGAGGTGGTGCGG comes from Variovorax paradoxus and encodes:
- a CDS encoding LysR family transcriptional regulator, with the translated sequence MNRLDAMSVLVAVVDAGSLSAAARLLDMPLTTVSRKVADLESHLGTRLLRRTTRQLSLTEAGLSYVAACRRILEEIGEAERAAAGEYASPKGELVVTAPEMFGRLHVVPVVAEFLAQYPEIGVDLVLTDRVVHLMDEHADAAIRIGELPDSTMMATGVGTVRRVVCASPAYLALHGVPASPKDLAAHACVTFEVLASMRAWMFGTGKSQLSVPVRSRLTVNTAEAAIAAATLGVGLVRVLSYQVADAIRAQALRVVLEAFESTPLPVSLVHAGQTPLPLKLRAFLDFATPRLRERIARIM